One segment of Phyllobacterium zundukense DNA contains the following:
- a CDS encoding helix-turn-helix transcriptional regulator: MVYATHRIIRDCNFEFAEEFGYERDELIDQSFSRLYPKIRDFVRTGEMWRTNFAGGHVYYDERIMRRRDGSSFWCRVRGRSRNQAAPFAEALYCFEPMNRAVAGNASLISDRQKQVLTLVSQGKTNAQIAEEIGLSKRTIEAHRARLMRAYGLRNSAELIAWFSSLR; this comes from the coding sequence ATGGTCTATGCTACGCACCGTATCATACGCGATTGCAATTTCGAATTCGCGGAAGAGTTTGGTTACGAACGCGATGAACTGATCGACCAGAGTTTCAGCAGGCTGTATCCGAAGATCCGGGACTTCGTGCGTACCGGTGAGATGTGGCGGACGAATTTTGCCGGCGGGCACGTCTATTATGACGAGCGCATCATGCGCCGCCGCGACGGTTCAAGCTTCTGGTGCCGGGTGCGCGGGCGCAGCCGCAACCAGGCCGCCCCGTTTGCCGAAGCGCTCTATTGTTTCGAGCCGATGAACCGCGCCGTTGCTGGGAATGCCAGTCTCATCTCCGATCGGCAAAAACAGGTGCTGACCCTGGTCTCCCAAGGCAAGACCAATGCGCAGATTGCGGAGGAGATAGGCTTGTCGAAGCGCACCATCGAAGCGCACCGTGCCCGTCTCATGCGCGCTTATGGCCTGCGCAACAGTGCGGAACTCATCGCCTGGTTCTCGTCGCTGCGATAG
- a CDS encoding CoA transferase subunit A: MTIMAGGFGLCGIPEALIYAIRDSGVKDLTVISNNAGVDGIGLGVLLETRQIRKMVSSYVGENKLFAQQYLSGELELEFNPQGTLAERIRAGGAGIPAFYTKTGVGTIIADGKDVREFDGESYVMERGLFADLSIVHAFKGDTEGNLVYRKTARNFNPIMATAAKITVAEVEHLVDAGKIDPDHVHTPGIFVKRIVHVPNPVKHIEQRTTRPRIIAASEVK; encoded by the coding sequence ATGACCATCATGGCCGGCGGTTTCGGCCTGTGCGGCATTCCCGAGGCGCTGATCTATGCGATCCGCGACTCAGGCGTCAAGGATTTGACCGTGATCTCGAATAATGCGGGCGTCGATGGCATTGGCCTGGGCGTCCTCTTGGAAACACGGCAGATCCGGAAGATGGTCTCGTCCTATGTCGGCGAGAACAAGCTGTTCGCCCAGCAATACCTGTCGGGCGAGCTGGAGCTGGAATTCAATCCGCAGGGCACGCTCGCCGAGCGCATCCGCGCCGGCGGTGCGGGCATTCCGGCCTTCTATACCAAGACCGGCGTCGGTACCATCATTGCCGACGGGAAGGACGTGCGTGAGTTCGACGGCGAGTCCTATGTGATGGAGCGTGGCCTGTTTGCCGATCTTTCCATCGTCCACGCCTTCAAGGGCGATACGGAAGGCAATCTCGTCTACCGGAAGACGGCGCGCAATTTCAATCCGATCATGGCGACGGCTGCCAAGATCACCGTGGCCGAGGTCGAACACCTGGTTGACGCGGGCAAGATCGATCCAGACCATGTCCACACGCCCGGCATCTTCGTCAAGCGCATCGTGCATGTGCCAAATCCCGTCAAACATATCGAACAGCGGACCACCCGCCCACGTATCATTGCTGCAAGTGAGGTGAAATAA